AAGCATAAGGTTACCAGTAACATTGAGTGTGTTGCTTATGATAGTGGATATTCGTACCCGAAAAACAGAACAAAAATTAAATACATGATAGATGATAAGTTGTCTTGTGTTTATGATGAAAACGGAAAAAGCCAGGTCAAATCGACGATGGGTAAAGCAATGGTAATAAATCCTTCGCCCAATACGAATTTAGTATTTCCGGTTACGAGTATACCATCTATTGAAATTAAAATTGGAATAGGCGTTACAAAATTTGAAAGTGTTGTAGAAACGGACTTTACGATGAAAGGTGTTTATGTTGGAGGCGATTGTTATGAGGTACGAGATGAACAGTGATGATAAAATGTATTTAGAGAATTTCTATAAAAAATTAGAAAGAAAACTTTCGGTGCAATGCGATAGATTAGGAAGTATTATGCCTTATACCACAGAAAACGGACAGTATTTTGATATGGGACAAAGGCATTTAGAGGCTTGGACCAACGGATTTTATTGTGGCATACTTTGGCAAATGTATCATGCGACGAAAAAAGAAAAATATAAAGTTAATGCAGAAAAAATTGAAGAACGATTAGATGAAGCATTAACAAAATTTGTGCATCTAGACCACGATGTAGGGTTTCAATGGTTACATACTTCGGTAGCGAACTATAGATTAACAAATAATGAAAAATCCTTAGAAAGAAGTCTACATGCAGCAAATATTTTAGCAGGTAGGTTTAATACACAGGGAAATTTTATCCGAGCTTGGAACGATTCAGAAAAGATGGGAATTACGATTATTGACTGTTTAATGAATTTACCGCTTTTACATTTTGCTTTTAAAGAAACGAATAATTATGCCTATAAGCATATTGCGATTTCTCATGCGGACATGGCTCTAGAGTATTTAATACGTCCAGATGGTTCTTGTCATCATATTGCAAAATTTGATGCCAAAACAGGAGCTTTTATTGAAAACTTAGGTGGTCAAGGCTATGGTCTGAATTCTTCTTGGAGTCGAGGTCAAGCTTGGGCAATTTATGGGATGGCTTTAGCATATAGGTATACAAAGGATGAAAAATATTTAAATGCTGCAAAAACGTGTGCAGCGTATTTTTTAGCAAATATAGCCTTAAATGATTATATTGCGTTACTTGATTTTAGATCACCTAAGGAGCCTAAGTATATTGATACAACAGCCTCTGCCTGTGCAATATGTGGACTGTTGGAGATTGCTGAATTTGTCCCGGAGCTAGAAAAATCACTATATGTAGAGTCTTCATTAAAATGCATAAAAGCGTTAGAAAAATATTGCTGTTTTGATGTAGATAAGGATTCAATACTATCGTATGGATCGGCGAGGTATGATCGATCATCAGATAGAGAAGTTCCAATTATATACGGAGATTATTTTTTAACGGAAGGAATTTTAAGATTATTAGCTAAAGATTTTTTAATATGGTAATACAAAGTACTCGAAAGCAAATACTTCTAAACATTTTACATTAAACTAAAGGTTTTTTATATATACACCCGAGAATAATCATAATATATTGGAAGAGTATATGGGTAAGCAATAATACAGATATATCTTGGGAGGAAAATTATGGAAAAAACAATGGAGTTATTAGTCATTCATCATTCACATACCGACATTGGGTATACAGATCGACAGGAGAAAATTGAGTGGCACCATATTAAGTATATTGAACGAGTTATTGATATTCTTAATGCGCAGGCGCCCAATCAACAACAGGAACCCTTTAAATGGACGTGTGAAAGTTTCTGGTGTGTAGAAAAATTCCTAGATAATACAACGCAAGAATATATTGATGATTTTATCAAATATGTGAAGGAAGGAAAGATAGGTGTATCCGGCAACTATCTTAACTGCACGGATCTATTACATGAGACGATACATCAACAGACGCTCCACAAAGCTGTAGAAAAAATGGATGGCTTGGGATTAAACCTAACATGTGCAATGACGGCAGACATCAATGGTTATGGATGGGGGTATCCAGATGCCTTGTTGGATGAGGGGATTTCTAACTTTTATTCAGCATTACATACACATCATGGGTTTTATCCGACGAATAAAAAACAACGACCGTTTTTCTGGGAAGCACCAAGTGGAAGAAAAATTTTGGTGTGGCTAGGGGAACATTATAATATTGGAAATGACTTGGGGCTTGTACAGTCCAACATTGGAAATTATATGGTTAGGGATGGTCTGCAAAATGAAAAGATTCCACCGTTTGAACTAGCAGAACAAAGAATCTATAGATATGTTGAAAAGCTACGTGAAGATGGATATGCTTATGATTTTGTTCCGATTACAGTATCAGGACTTATGACAGACAATGCGCCGCCTAACGAGGCCATCTATAACTTTATTCAAGCATTTAATGAGAAGCATGGCAAGGCAATAAAAATTAAAATGGTCACGCTAGAAGAATTATTTGCCTATGTCCGTAAGCATGAGAGCACAATTGAAACGTTTAAAGGTGACTGGACAGATTGGTGGGCAGATGGGATTGGTTCAACGCCCAATACCGTTAAGCACTATCGACAAGCACAGAGAAAATACAACATCTGTGAACGGCTTGATCCAAATCGAGAGATTATTGATCCAGATGTTATGGAGACAGCAAGGTACAACCTAATGTTCTACTCCGAGCATACATGGGGATACTCTTCATCCATTATTGAACCATGGCATCCACAAGTGAATAATCTAGATCAAAGGAAGAATATGTATGCGAGCTTAGCGGATGAAGCGACAAGTCGCGCCATAGATCAACTCAACGCATCCTATGGTGAAACAGAGGTGCGCATGAATAACGATTACCGTTTTAAGGTGATTAACCCTCATGACGTCAAGGTATCTGAGATTGCAAAGGTAAACTTAGAGATTCTTTTTTCCCATGAATGCTTTGATATTGTTGAAGAAGAGACAGGACATATCGTGCCCTATCAATGTGTAAGAATCCCTCGTGGTTTTGAAATTAATTTTTTAGCACAATTAGAACCAAAACAAATGAAAACGTATCGTGTTATTGAAAAAAAATCACCGTCACTTCATGCACCGGGTATGTCGGCAAATGACGGCAGCGATAGAATCGCTGACTTATATGCCCCAACAAGCGATTGTCCATTAAAGGTAACACCTTATCAATTAGAGACACCGTATTTTTCTATGGCATTTGATGAAGAGGATGGCATAACTTCCTTGGTGAATAAAGAAACGATGTGTGAACTTATTCATGAAGAGAAAGAATATAACGTATTTACACCAATCTATGAGGTCACACCTTATACGCTAGACCCATGCGAGCAAAGACGAGTGATGGGACGTAACCGAAAGGATACCGGCACCCAACGGCATGCAGGAAAGCTTAAGAAGATAGAGGTGCTTGAACAAGGTGATGTGTTGGGACGCCTAAAGCTGTCCTATGAATTACAAGGGACAACATTATGTGACGTTATTTTAACGGGGTATATGCATCTGCCCAAAATTGATGTTGAGCTAAGAATACATAAGACGAGTGTGTGGGAACCGGAAAATCTGTACCTGGCATTGCCGCTTACAGCCGGTTTGGAAGAAGAAATATGGATGGACAAGTCTGGCGTGGCTTTTCGCCCAAGAGTTGATCAATTGCCGGGAAGCTGCATAGATTTTTATAGTATTCAAAATGGAATTGCTATGATTGGAAAAGATGCATCCATCATGGTGCTTACGCCGGATACTCCATTAGTTTCCATGGGAACGATAAAAGCGCATCCTATAAAATTAGCAAAAGAAGCCCAGGTGAACAATGTGGACTTTATATACTCATGGGTGATGAATAATTTTTGGGAAACCAACTTCAAAGCATCCCTAGGTGGATTCTATCAATTTAACTATAGCATAGTATCCACTAAACACACACAACCGGAAAAATGTTTTGCTTTAGCCAAAGCGATGAATGACTCGGTTCTAGCCTTTCATATGTTTGATGTAAAGTATTAATCAATGGTGAGCGAAATCCACAAGTTCATGAGCGAATATCTTAAATGTCAATCAAGCGCCAATGCTATACTGCTAATATGAAAAAAATAAAGTTAGCTATGTATTGGAGGTAATCAGATGACATCAAGAGAATTAGTATATCAAGCGTTGGAATTTAAACAGCCAAAGCGGGTGCCAAGGGATTTGTGGATTTTGCCTTGGGCACAGGAGAATTATTCGCAAGCATTGCAAAGGCTTAAAAAAGAGTATCCGAGTGACTTTACAGGAGCACCGGGATATTGCTTAGAGCAAGATATAGCAAAGGGAGACCCCTATGCAGTTGGAGAATCTGTGGATGCATGGGGGTGTCGATTTATCAATTATCAAAAAGGGATTATTGGTGAGGTTAAGACACCGCTTGTTTGTGGAGAAAACTGGGAAGACGTGGATAATGTTCATATCCCCATAGAATGGTTGACCATCGATGAACAAAAAATTAATGCGTTTTGTAGCAGTACGGACAAGTTTGTTATGGCAGGATGTTGCCCGCGGCCCTTTGAGCAGCTACAGTTTATTCGTGGAACACAAAATCTATTTGTTGATTTAATGTTATTGCCAGAAGGCTTGCTTGAGTTTATGAAACGCATGCATAAGTTTTACTGTGAACTTCTTGAAAAATGGGCAAAAACAGATGTCGATGCGCTAATGATTATGGATGATTGGGGGTCACAGCAAAGCTTGCTGATCAATCCAAAATTATGGATTGAGTTATTTAAGCCCATGTATAAGGATTATATTGATATCGCTCATCGACATGGGAAAAAAATATTTATGCATTCAGATGGATATATCCTTGATATTTTTCCACATCTTATTGAGCTAGGATTAGATGCGATTAATTCGCAAGTCTTTTGTATGACACCCAAGCTTTTATCCCAATATCAAGGGAAAATAACCTTTTGGGGAGAGATTGATCGACAATATATCTTACCGTTTGGAACCGAAAAAGAAGTTGAACAAGCGGTGCACAGTATTAAGGAATATCTTTACCATGGCGGTGGCTGCATAGCTCAATGTGAGTTTGGCCCCGGTGCAAAGCCTGAAAATATAACCAAAGTCTTTAAAACATGGGATGAGATTAGTTGAGTTAGGATGATGTGTATGAAAAACTTTGAGCCACTTCTAAAAATATGCCAACAAGACATAAAATTCAATACGGTTGGAATTCGAATTCTTGGAATCCATGATATGGATAATGGAAGTCAATGGAAAGTTACAAGGCATCGACATACTTTTTTTGAATTGCATTATGTGATTAAAGGGCATGTACATACACGGATGGAAGAACAGGAATATAAAATAGAAGCCGGTACCTATTATATTATTGCTCCACAAACGTATCATTCACATAAGCAAAAAGAAGACTCCTCACATATTGGAGTGGCAATCCGTTGGGAGTTCACCAATGAAACTATCGAGACAAAAGAGCTAGCATCAGCACTTGAACAAGCCTCTTTGGAGCCTATAGCAGAAGATGCAAACATGCATGCATACATAGCGAGTCTTTTAAAAACAGGCGAAGCAAACAAGAGCATGTCCGAAGTACAGCTTTTAGTATTGCAAATTGTTTTTCGCGCAGCAGCCCAGCAGCAACGAGAAGATGCGATGGACTACTCCATGTATAAAAAGCGACAGCATGATCATATAGTCAATCAAGCTCTTCGCTTTATCGAAGAAAATTATATGCAAGACATATTGGTTGAGGATGTAGCCCATTCAGTGTAAATGAGCTATAGTCAACTCTCAAGGCTTTTTAAAAGATATGTTGGAACTTCGGTCAATCAATATATCAATGCATATCGTATTGAAAGGGCAAAAGTCCTGCTTAAGACGACACCTTATGAGATTCGAAGAATTGCAGAAGTTACAGGCTTTAATAGCGAGTATTACTTCTGCAATGCTTTTAAAAATCATATGGGGATTGCGCCAAGTAGATATAGAAAATTATAAATATTTATCGCGTAATTTTTGTGCGCCTGCACAGCGATTGGTAGACTCTAGGCGCTTGATGTAGGCCTCAAGATCTGTGCGAGTATGAAAAGGACCGCCTTCACGCATGACTGTCCACATCGGATCGGTGATGCCCGGATTTTCAAGTAACAACTCTTCTTGCCAGTCTAAGATTAATTTTGCGCCTTGAGCGCAAATATCTGGATGTGCATCTTTTACATCATATTGCTCATAGGGATCATTTTTTAAGTTATATAGCATTTCCTTATCAAACAGATGGTAGCCATCATGTATGGTACGCATATATAGCCAATCTCCAAATCGAGCACTGCGTTGACACACATGCGCATTTTGCGAAAGAATTAAATAGTCTCTTGTAGCGTCGCCGCCATTAAAGACAGAAGCATAGCTCTTGCCATCCCAGTGGGAAGCGCTATCGACCCCTAACATCTCCGAAAGCGTTGGCAATAGGTCTAAATTATAATGGAAGCCGGAGTCAATTTTACCGCCGATGACACCGGGCCACTTGATAATCATAGGAATATTACAAGTAGCTTTATCGGCGGTTCCATGTTCTGCATAGATGCCTAGTTCACCCATATTTTCTCCGTGATCAGAAGTGATAATAATTGCAGTATCTTCATAGATGCCTAAGGATTTTAACTTATCAATGACTTGACCGACGATATAATCGGCATATAAAATTCCAGTATCATATCCATTGAGAAACTTAATAAAGGTATCATAATCTTCGCAACTGCCCGGTTGTCTAGGAAAATTCCCAACATTATCGTCATACATTCCTGTTTCTAAAATTGAATGTGGACCAACATGGGACTTGTGTGCTTCAAAAACTTCAGGAGTTAACCACGCTTTTATGGGGTCATTTTTAAAAGGGTCTCCAAACTCTTGAGGTGCGCGATAAGGGGTGTGAGGATCCCAGATATGAAAATGCAGGTACCAGTTATCGTCTGAACCTTTACGTTCTAACCAATCAAGGGCTGTAGGCAAAACCTGCTCGCCGGATTCACTTCCACAACCGCCTTGATTATAGCATTCGTTAAGACCTGCATTAAACCACCACATGGAGTGGCGCTCAGGAAAAGTACTAATTGAAGCCGTCTGCATTCCGGCTTTTCTAAAGATATTGTGAAAATTATCCACATCGACATAGTCTTGAAAGGAGCGGTCAGCACCAGAGAGACGGCGGTCGGCTGCTGTTCCTCCATGGCCGACAGCACCATTTTTAAATCCAAACATTCCACTGATAAGTGCCGCCCTAGAAGGTAGACAAGGAGCGTTGGATGTATAATAATTGTCAAAGCGGATGCCTTCATTACAGAGTAGGTCGATGTTAGGGGTTGTTTTTCTGTGATAACCATAACAGCTCATATGGTCAGGTCTTAAAGTATCGATATCGATAAATAACAGTCGCATAGGTAATCTCCTTTACATAATAATATTTGATGTTATACTCATACTATAGTAAGATGCATAGCGAAAAAAGGTAGTAAATCATAAAAAAAATAGCACAATATTCATATTATCGAGGTGAAGTGATGATGAATAAAGTTCCAAAACACCAATTTATTGATATTGGGAAAAAACGTTTGCCGGTATGGATAACAAAACAGTATAGAAATAAAAATGATACTGGATTTGAAATGCATTGGCATGAAGCGATTGAGTTTTACTTTGTCTTACAAGGTGCAGTGGAAGTCTTTTGTAACAAAGAACGGGAGTGGTTATATGAAGGGGATACAGGTTATATTGGATGGTGTGAGGTACATAATGGCATGGATTTTTTAGATGGGACAACGTTCTTGACGGTTCAAATTGATCTGACAGCGTTTGAATATGGAGAAGATGAAGAAAATCCATTTATTGATGTATATAAACACGTTCCGACATTTATCAAAAATGATGAGCAATTAAGAAGGATTGCACAACAACTTCAAACCCTTAATGCAAGAGATGACGAGGCGAGTTACTATAGGGTTAAGGGTGTTATCTATCAATTAATAGGCTATCTTTTAGAGATTCGAACCCAAAATAACCAGCATCAATTAGTGGGTAATAAACAATCAGAAAAGCTCGTAAGAGAAGTCGTGCGGTATATAACCTATCACTTTAACGAGCATTTGTCGCTCATGCAACTTAGTAAAGAAATCGGAGTGACACCGCAACACTTGAGTATGATTTTTAAAAAACAATCCGGATTAACATTGCATCAATATATCAATAAATATCGATGTTATAGAGCGTTGACACATATGGTTAATGGGATGACCTTTTCCCAGGCAGCCTTTGAGGTGGGATATAATGACTATAACTATTTTTCAAGAGCGTTTAAAAAAGTATTTGGAATGTCGCCGCGTAATTATATAGAGGGAATGCAGGCGTATAAAAAGCGTGAAAAATAATAGGCATATGTGGAATATGTTGAAAAAAAGTTCGAGTATTTGTTATGAAAAAGTATGTTTTGAAAATATCTAGTGAATATATATAAAATCAAGCAAATAAATCCATATATACTAACGAAAAATACAGTAATGTGAATTTTTTACAGTGAATTTAAACAAATGCAACTGGCAGGAATCTCTAGAAAAAGTATAATTGTAGATAGATCATCAGTTTCACATATCTATATTTAGGAGGTTTACATATGCTGTATAAAATGAGGAAAAATTTACCCTTTTTACTAATGGTATTACCAGGGTTTATTTGGTTATTAGTCATTAAATATTTACCAATGGCAGGTGTTGTCATTGCATTTAAAGATTTTCGCTATTATCCCGGAGGATTTATTAACAGTTTGCTAAAAAGTGAATGGGTTGGCTTTGACAACTTTAGATTTTTGTTTGCATCCAACGATGCCAAAGTAATCATTCGAAACACGTTAGGCTATAATATTATATTTATTATTACAGGAACTGTTCTTGCGGTATCCTTTGCAATTATGCTTAATGAGTTGACGAATCACCGCTTAAGCAAAATTTATCAGACGAGTATGTTCTTTCCGTATTTTTTATCGTGGGTCATCGTATCTTACTTCGTCTTTACTTTTTTGAGTATAGATAAGGGTGTAGTTAATAATATTTTGGTAAGCATGGGGCGAGAACCGGTGTCTTGGTATTCAGAGACAAAATGGTGGCCGTTCTTCCTAGTATTGATTAACAACTGGAAAAATGTAGGGTATTCTACCGTGTTTTACTTAGCAGCAATTGTAAGTATTGATAAGGCTTATTATGAATCAGCGATGCTTGATGGAGCAGGAAAGTGGAAACAGATTATATACATTACACTTCCCCATTTAAAACCAATGATCATAACCCTTACCGTCTTAGCTGTAGGTCGGATTTTCAATGCGGATTTTGGACTGTTTTATAATGTGCCCAAAGAATCCGGACCACTATTTCCGGTAACGAATGTTATTGATACATATGTATATCGTGGACTTATGAAAACAGGTGATGTTGGAATTACAACCGCAACAGGGCTTTTGCAATCAACAGTTGGTTTTATAATGATTATGCTTACTAACGCAATTATACGAAAAGTAGACAAAGAAAACAGCATTTTCTAAAGAAGGAGGTTATTATGTTCGCAAAAAGAAAGAGAAAAAATTTTCATCAGATATCAAGAGGACCAGAAATTGCCATTGCTGTTTTTTTTGGATTATTTTCACTAGCATGTTTTGTTCCGTTTTTACTTGTGATCGTGGCATCATTTACGGATGAAAGCACATTGATACAAAATGGATATACGCTATTTCCCGAAAAATATAGCTTGAACGCATATATTTATATTTTTAAAGTAGGAAAACAAATCTTGCGCTCTTTTGGTGTAACCATCTTCATTACAGTTATAGGTACAACACTTAGCTTGATTGTAACGTCGTTTTATTCTTATGCACTGACAAGACCAAAGTTCATCTTCCGTAAGTTTTTTAATTATGCAGCATTTTTTACGATGCTCTTTACAGGGGGATTGGTTCCGACGTATTTAGTAGTTACACGTGTTCTTGGCTTAGGAAATACAATTTGGGCACTGATACTTCCGCTATTAATGAATGCGTTTTATATTATTGTTATGCGTACATTTTTTAAAACAACCATACCGGAATCTATTATTGAAGCGGCACATATTGATGGAGCGGGTGAGTTTAGAACGTTTTTAAAAATTGTCGTTCCTATTTCCCTGCCATCCATTGCAACCATTGCGTTATTTACGACATTGGCGTATTGGAATGATTGGTTCCAAGCGTTACTATATATTGACTCGGCGGAATATATGCCTATTCAATATTTGATGATGAAAATTGAAAGTCAGATGCAGTTTCTCATCCAAAATGCAGATGCAATCGGAAGTAGTGCAATCTCTATTGCAGATTTACCGGCAGAGACCCTAAGAATGGCGATTGTAGTTATCTCAACGGTTCCGATTGCCTGTGCCTATCCCTTCTTCCAAAAGTATTTTGTTAAGGGACTGACTGTAGGCTCTGTAAAAGGATAGATGCACAGATTAGGAGACAAGGCAATGCAGTGTCAACGATATAGGAGGCATTATGAAAAGTGTATTTTCGATTGATGGCATAATGTATAAATGGGGAATGGCAATGATTGATGCCATCTATATGAATTTATTATGGATAGTGTTTACCTTGATTGGTCTTGGATTTACGGGGGGAGCGGCAACGGTTGCCTTAATGACTATGTTTAAAAGGAAGAATGAAGGCAAGGGAAATATTGGCTTTCATTACTTTTTTGAAGTGTTTAAGCAAAAGTTTCACATAGCAACAAAAGTTTGGCTGATTATGCTAAGTTGTATAGCGGTTATTTTAATTAACTTAACCCAGATGGATCGCTTGACGCGTATTTTTAGCAACCCGGTTCTGTTGCTGATCATCTTTGCAGTGCAGTTTACGCTGTTGATTCAAATTATAGCAACCACCACATATACGTTGATTTTGTTGGCATATAAATCAGGGACCATTAAACAGTTGTTTTTTGAAGCAACGGTGATGGCTTATCAATTTTTAGGAACGACAATCACACTTTTGGCACTGTTAAGTGTACTTGTGTATGGAAGTGTTTTTGTACCAATTTTTAATTTTGTAGGCATTAGTGTATTTAGTATTATTGCTATAAAAATGCTAAATACAAAAATCATCATAAAAGAGGAGGCACATCATGACGAATGAAAACATTCTTCTAATTACAACAGATCAACAGCGCTTTGATACAATACAAGCGCTTGGAAATAGGCACATTTTCACACCCCACCTAAATTATCTTGCGCAAGAGGGAATTGCCTTTACCAGAGGCTATGCAGATTGCCCGGTATGTGTTCCGTCAAGGACAACGATTATGACAGGATATCGAGGGTTTGAGTCTGGTGTGATTAGTAATGCGGATCATGAAAGCTTTATGAAAAAAATAACGGCAAAAAAAGCAACACTGCCGGGGATTTTGACAGAAAATGGATATCAAACAAAAGCCGTTGGAAAAATGCATTTTACACCGGCACGGGCAAACTATGGATTTGAGGATATGATATTGCCCCTTGATTATATGCGTGAGTATGATAAGAAGCAAGATCAAGCAAAACCGAAGGCGCATGGTATGGGTGAATGCCCATCGGAGCCGGGAATTTCAACGGTGCATGAAAATGACAGTATGACCCATTGGATTGTAGAAAAATCCATTGATTTTTTAGAAACCAGAGATACCACGCGACCTTTTTTCTTGTGGACAAGCTTTACAAAACCCCATCCTCCGTTTGATCCTTGTCTCAATTATTGGACGTTGTATCAAGATATTGATATTCCAGGACCGACGTATGGAGATTGGTCCCAAGATATTGAACATACGCCTCAAGGATTTTTAGCCGGGTCTTATGAAAATACCAATATGCACCTGCATACGAAGGAACAGATTAAGGTGATTAAAAGAGCATACTACGCACTGATTACGCAGATTGATTACTCTCTAGGTCGACTTTTTGGCGCGCTACGGGAGAATAATCTTTTTGAAAATACATGGATTGTGTTTGTCTCTGATCATGGGGAGATGCTAGGAGATCATCATGCGGCCCAAAAAAATCTATACTTTGAAGGATCGGCACATGTTCCGCTTATTATTCTTCCACCAACATCCAGACAGGAATTAAGAAAAGGGCAAAAAATAGATCGTATGGCAGAGATGGCAGATATCTATCCAACAATTCTTGAGATGGCAGGGATAGAAGCGACAAGCGAAGCGATGGGTGGGCGAAGTCTCTTTAAGGTCATGAACGATGATGTGGATAGAGTCTTCTATGGTAATACCCTTAATACGAATTTTTGCGTCATGAAAGATTACATGAAGTTAGTATATTCAAGACGAGGCGATCATTATCTATTATTTGATATGCAAAACGACCCGATGGAG
This sequence is a window from Vallitaleaceae bacterium 9-2. Protein-coding genes within it:
- a CDS encoding sulfatase-like hydrolase/transferase, encoding MTNENILLITTDQQRFDTIQALGNRHIFTPHLNYLAQEGIAFTRGYADCPVCVPSRTTIMTGYRGFESGVISNADHESFMKKITAKKATLPGILTENGYQTKAVGKMHFTPARANYGFEDMILPLDYMREYDKKQDQAKPKAHGMGECPSEPGISTVHENDSMTHWIVEKSIDFLETRDTTRPFFLWTSFTKPHPPFDPCLNYWTLYQDIDIPGPTYGDWSQDIEHTPQGFLAGSYENTNMHLHTKEQIKVIKRAYYALITQIDYSLGRLFGALRENNLFENTWIVFVSDHGEMLGDHHAAQKNLYFEGSAHVPLIILPPTSRQELRKGQKIDRMAEMADIYPTILEMAGIEATSEAMGGRSLFKVMNDDVDRVFYGNTLNTNFCVMKDYMKLVYSRRGDHYLLFDMQNDPMEERDLSTDPQYKATYEELKTLLYEHIKTTVPQVLDDTGELIILPAPSYPGQAQSRWFGFHYKDYSIDTFH
- a CDS encoding ABC transporter permease subunit codes for the protein MLYKMRKNLPFLLMVLPGFIWLLVIKYLPMAGVVIAFKDFRYYPGGFINSLLKSEWVGFDNFRFLFASNDAKVIIRNTLGYNIIFIITGTVLAVSFAIMLNELTNHRLSKIYQTSMFFPYFLSWVIVSYFVFTFLSIDKGVVNNILVSMGREPVSWYSETKWWPFFLVLINNWKNVGYSTVFYLAAIVSIDKAYYESAMLDGAGKWKQIIYITLPHLKPMIITLTVLAVGRIFNADFGLFYNVPKESGPLFPVTNVIDTYVYRGLMKTGDVGITTATGLLQSTVGFIMIMLTNAIIRKVDKENSIF
- a CDS encoding carbohydrate ABC transporter permease, translating into MFAKRKRKNFHQISRGPEIAIAVFFGLFSLACFVPFLLVIVASFTDESTLIQNGYTLFPEKYSLNAYIYIFKVGKQILRSFGVTIFITVIGTTLSLIVTSFYSYALTRPKFIFRKFFNYAAFFTMLFTGGLVPTYLVVTRVLGLGNTIWALILPLLMNAFYIIVMRTFFKTTIPESIIEAAHIDGAGEFRTFLKIVVPISLPSIATIALFTTLAYWNDWFQALLYIDSAEYMPIQYLMMKIESQMQFLIQNADAIGSSAISIADLPAETLRMAIVVISTVPIACAYPFFQKYFVKGLTVGSVKG
- a CDS encoding AraC family transcriptional regulator; the encoded protein is MMNKVPKHQFIDIGKKRLPVWITKQYRNKNDTGFEMHWHEAIEFYFVLQGAVEVFCNKEREWLYEGDTGYIGWCEVHNGMDFLDGTTFLTVQIDLTAFEYGEDEENPFIDVYKHVPTFIKNDEQLRRIAQQLQTLNARDDEASYYRVKGVIYQLIGYLLEIRTQNNQHQLVGNKQSEKLVREVVRYITYHFNEHLSLMQLSKEIGVTPQHLSMIFKKQSGLTLHQYINKYRCYRALTHMVNGMTFSQAAFEVGYNDYNYFSRAFKKVFGMSPRNYIEGMQAYKKREK
- a CDS encoding glycoside hydrolase family 88 protein, whose amino-acid sequence is MRYEMNSDDKMYLENFYKKLERKLSVQCDRLGSIMPYTTENGQYFDMGQRHLEAWTNGFYCGILWQMYHATKKEKYKVNAEKIEERLDEALTKFVHLDHDVGFQWLHTSVANYRLTNNEKSLERSLHAANILAGRFNTQGNFIRAWNDSEKMGITIIDCLMNLPLLHFAFKETNNYAYKHIAISHADMALEYLIRPDGSCHHIAKFDAKTGAFIENLGGQGYGLNSSWSRGQAWAIYGMALAYRYTKDEKYLNAAKTCAAYFLANIALNDYIALLDFRSPKEPKYIDTTASACAICGLLEIAEFVPELEKSLYVESSLKCIKALEKYCCFDVDKDSILSYGSARYDRSSDREVPIIYGDYFLTEGILRLLAKDFLIW
- a CDS encoding uroporphyrinogen decarboxylase family protein — translated: MTSRELVYQALEFKQPKRVPRDLWILPWAQENYSQALQRLKKEYPSDFTGAPGYCLEQDIAKGDPYAVGESVDAWGCRFINYQKGIIGEVKTPLVCGENWEDVDNVHIPIEWLTIDEQKINAFCSSTDKFVMAGCCPRPFEQLQFIRGTQNLFVDLMLLPEGLLEFMKRMHKFYCELLEKWAKTDVDALMIMDDWGSQQSLLINPKLWIELFKPMYKDYIDIAHRHGKKIFMHSDGYILDIFPHLIELGLDAINSQVFCMTPKLLSQYQGKITFWGEIDRQYILPFGTEKEVEQAVHSIKEYLYHGGGCIAQCEFGPGAKPENITKVFKTWDEIS
- a CDS encoding AraC family ligand binding domain-containing protein — protein: MKNFEPLLKICQQDIKFNTVGIRILGIHDMDNGSQWKVTRHRHTFFELHYVIKGHVHTRMEEQEYKIEAGTYYIIAPQTYHSHKQKEDSSHIGVAIRWEFTNETIETKELASALEQASLEPIAEDANMHAYIASLLKTGEANKSMSEVQLLVLQIVFRAAAQQQREDAMDYSMYKKRQHDHIVNQALRFIEENYMQDILVEDVAHSV
- a CDS encoding sulfatase yields the protein MRLLFIDIDTLRPDHMSCYGYHRKTTPNIDLLCNEGIRFDNYYTSNAPCLPSRAALISGMFGFKNGAVGHGGTAADRRLSGADRSFQDYVDVDNFHNIFRKAGMQTASISTFPERHSMWWFNAGLNECYNQGGCGSESGEQVLPTALDWLERKGSDDNWYLHFHIWDPHTPYRAPQEFGDPFKNDPIKAWLTPEVFEAHKSHVGPHSILETGMYDDNVGNFPRQPGSCEDYDTFIKFLNGYDTGILYADYIVGQVIDKLKSLGIYEDTAIIITSDHGENMGELGIYAEHGTADKATCNIPMIIKWPGVIGGKIDSGFHYNLDLLPTLSEMLGVDSASHWDGKSYASVFNGGDATRDYLILSQNAHVCQRSARFGDWLYMRTIHDGYHLFDKEMLYNLKNDPYEQYDVKDAHPDICAQGAKLILDWQEELLLENPGITDPMWTVMREGGPFHTRTDLEAYIKRLESTNRCAGAQKLRDKYL
- a CDS encoding DUF624 domain-containing protein; its protein translation is MKSVFSIDGIMYKWGMAMIDAIYMNLLWIVFTLIGLGFTGGAATVALMTMFKRKNEGKGNIGFHYFFEVFKQKFHIATKVWLIMLSCIAVILINLTQMDRLTRIFSNPVLLLIIFAVQFTLLIQIIATTTYTLILLAYKSGTIKQLFFEATVMAYQFLGTTITLLALLSVLVYGSVFVPIFNFVGISVFSIIAIKMLNTKIIIKEEAHHDE